Proteins from a genomic interval of Paenibacillus sp. FSL R5-0623:
- the abc-f gene encoding ABC-F type ribosomal protection protein, with protein sequence MMTLVRLHEVSKEWNGNELFTGLNLEINEGERLAILGRNGCGKTTLLRIILGEEHGGGRIERHIPQQEWGFMRQRSEIEAGMNVLDAVRRESGQIYEVKRNLEELEQRLSVSTEADGELLAAYTQVMDQYERLNGYMWETEVEKVLTRLGLSAEHWNRPYDSLSGGQKTKARLAGLLVSKPKLLILDEPTNHLDEGSMRWLEEWLSSYEGTLLFVSHDRTFIDQVASGVIEFNSDALTKYKGGYSDYKIHKERELREQETIYRRQELERKALEETIRNYQEWFHKAHNSATDVEVKITQSFYKAKANKNISRYHAKQKQLERLERERVDKPREAAKLNMELQMNSLAARQLLALEEVSFSYTGDNPLLHDLRITVERGDRLAVRGPNGTGKTTLLKLMIGELEPSQGKVTRHPQLKIGYFSQELEGLPENQTLLDSLLTLPSMTQSAARTILGCFLFSRDDVFKRIGDLSMGEKCRVAFLRLYFGGANLLVLDEPTNYLDIDTQEVMENVLKQASGALVLVSHDRMLTKSLANRLCDLEAGGTATLFEGGVSDWEQSTKLREVALETRESDDERLRLEMRLSELLSPVSTAGKDSLTQPEHSNERAVEAAEIREIQRRLKQLKDKGASIN encoded by the coding sequence ATGATGACATTGGTACGCTTACATGAAGTATCAAAAGAGTGGAACGGCAATGAATTGTTTACAGGATTGAATTTGGAGATAAATGAGGGCGAGCGACTCGCCATTTTGGGTCGAAACGGATGCGGCAAAACAACGTTGTTACGCATCATTTTGGGTGAGGAGCATGGTGGTGGACGGATTGAACGTCATATCCCCCAGCAGGAATGGGGGTTCATGCGCCAGCGCTCGGAGATTGAGGCCGGGATGAATGTACTGGATGCGGTCCGGCGTGAGAGCGGTCAGATCTATGAAGTGAAACGGAACTTGGAAGAGCTGGAACAACGTTTGAGCGTCAGCACTGAAGCTGACGGAGAGCTGCTTGCAGCTTATACGCAAGTGATGGATCAATATGAACGGTTGAACGGTTATATGTGGGAGACAGAGGTAGAGAAAGTACTGACTCGCCTTGGATTATCCGCAGAGCATTGGAACAGACCCTATGATTCCTTGAGCGGTGGACAAAAAACAAAGGCTCGTTTGGCGGGGCTACTAGTCAGCAAACCTAAATTGCTGATCCTGGATGAACCGACGAATCATCTGGATGAGGGGAGCATGCGTTGGCTGGAAGAGTGGTTATCCTCATATGAAGGTACGCTGTTATTTGTATCACACGATCGTACGTTTATTGATCAGGTAGCATCAGGCGTCATTGAGTTTAATTCAGATGCCCTGACCAAATACAAGGGCGGATATTCCGACTACAAAATCCACAAAGAGCGTGAATTACGCGAACAGGAAACGATCTATCGCAGGCAGGAGTTGGAACGTAAGGCGCTGGAAGAAACGATTCGAAATTATCAGGAGTGGTTCCATAAAGCGCATAACTCAGCGACCGATGTGGAGGTGAAGATCACCCAGAGCTTCTACAAGGCCAAAGCCAACAAAAATATTTCACGTTATCATGCGAAACAAAAACAGTTGGAGCGTTTGGAGCGGGAACGGGTGGATAAACCTCGTGAAGCTGCCAAGTTGAACATGGAATTACAGATGAATTCACTGGCTGCACGCCAGCTGCTTGCGCTGGAAGAGGTGAGTTTTTCATATACGGGAGACAATCCATTGCTGCACGATCTTCGAATTACTGTGGAACGCGGCGATCGGCTTGCTGTACGGGGCCCTAATGGAACGGGCAAGACAACACTGCTGAAGTTGATGATTGGTGAGCTGGAACCTTCGCAAGGCAAGGTCACACGGCATCCACAGCTGAAAATCGGTTACTTTTCACAGGAGCTGGAAGGGCTTCCTGAGAATCAGACGCTGCTGGACAGCTTGCTTACCCTTCCATCCATGACACAAAGTGCGGCACGTACCATTCTGGGATGTTTCCTATTTTCCAGAGATGATGTGTTCAAGCGGATTGGGGATTTGAGCATGGGGGAAAAGTGCAGAGTGGCATTTCTGAGGCTTTACTTTGGCGGAGCCAATCTATTGGTGCTGGATGAACCGACGAATTATCTGGACATTGATACCCAGGAAGTCATGGAGAATGTATTAAAACAGGCTTCAGGTGCTTTGGTGCTTGTATCCCATGACCGGATGCTGACGAAGTCACTCGCGAATCGGTTATGCGATCTGGAGGCTGGTGGCACAGCAACTCTGTTTGAAGGAGGCGTGTCGGATTGGGAGCAGTCCACCAAACTTCGGGAGGTGGCGCTGGAGACCCGGGAATCCGATGACGAGCGGTTACGATTGGAGATGCGCCTATCGGAGTTGCTGTCTCCTGTGAGCACTGCTGGAAAAGACAGTCTGACACAACCGGAGCATTCGAATGAGCGAGCAGTCGAGGCAGCTGAGATTCGCGAAATCCAGCGGCGCCTGAAACAATTGAAAGATAAGGGTGCAAGCATAAATTAG
- the pheS gene encoding phenylalanine--tRNA ligase subunit alpha produces the protein MKERLEALKIEALEQLSGVNDPQTLGDLRVKYLGKKGALTEILRGMGALSAEERPVIGQVANDVRAAIEEVIDSKQDQFQKEETAKRLQSEKIDVTLPGRRGRQGGLHPLTKVVQEIEDIFIGMGYRVAEGPEVEMDYYNFEALNLPKNHPARDMQDSFYVTEDLLMRTHTSPVQVRTMQSMKGEVPVKVICPGKVYRRDDDDATHSFQFNQVEGLVISENIRMSDLKGTLLQFVREMFGSHTEIRLRPSFFPFTEPSAEVDVTCVQCGGSGCRVCKQTGWLEILGGGMVHPKVLEMGGYDPEKYSGFAFGMGVERIAMLKYGVDDIRHFYNSDLTFLKQFGRL, from the coding sequence ATGAAAGAACGTTTAGAGGCATTGAAGATCGAAGCGCTGGAGCAGTTGTCTGGTGTGAATGATCCGCAGACGCTCGGTGATCTGCGTGTAAAGTATTTGGGGAAAAAGGGTGCATTAACTGAGATTTTGCGTGGTATGGGTGCGCTTAGTGCGGAGGAACGTCCAGTTATTGGTCAAGTAGCCAATGATGTTCGGGCTGCTATTGAGGAAGTCATTGACAGCAAGCAGGATCAGTTCCAGAAGGAAGAGACGGCGAAGCGTCTGCAATCCGAGAAAATTGATGTAACCCTGCCAGGACGTCGTGGACGCCAAGGCGGACTGCATCCACTGACCAAAGTGGTACAGGAGATCGAAGATATTTTCATCGGTATGGGATACCGCGTTGCGGAAGGTCCTGAAGTCGAAATGGATTATTACAACTTTGAAGCATTGAATCTGCCAAAGAATCACCCAGCGCGCGATATGCAGGACTCCTTCTATGTTACAGAAGACTTGTTGATGCGTACCCACACATCTCCGGTTCAAGTACGCACCATGCAGAGCATGAAGGGCGAAGTGCCTGTCAAAGTCATCTGCCCAGGTAAAGTATACCGCCGTGATGACGACGATGCGACGCACTCTTTCCAATTCAACCAGGTTGAAGGATTGGTCATTAGCGAAAACATTCGTATGAGCGATCTGAAAGGAACCCTGTTGCAATTCGTGCGCGAAATGTTCGGTTCCCACACAGAAATTCGTCTGCGTCCAAGTTTCTTCCCGTTCACAGAGCCAAGTGCGGAAGTGGATGTAACTTGTGTACAATGTGGCGGCAGCGGCTGTCGAGTATGTAAGCAAACAGGCTGGCTTGAAATTTTGGGCGGCGGTATGGTTCACCCGAAAGTACTGGAAATGGGTGGTTATGATCCGGAGAAATACAGTGGTTTTGCATTTGGTATGGGCGTAGAACGTATCGCGATGCTGAAATATGGTGTCGATGATATCCGTCACTTC